Proteins encoded together in one Drosophila suzukii unplaced genomic scaffold, CBGP_Dsuzu_IsoJpt1.0 scf_7, whole genome shotgun sequence window:
- the LOC139355045 gene encoding uncharacterized protein isoform X2, whose amino-acid sequence MREQQMKMLAYTNFLDNNYMASVTWWIGMHPRLNSQPRPLYNYRLGRSSSRPQPGFKRKEVQL is encoded by the exons ATGCGG GAGCAGCAGATGAAAAT GTTGGCCTACACAAACTTTTTGGACAACAATTACATGGCGAGCGTGACTTGGTGGATCGGAATGCATCCACGGCTCAACTCGCAACCGCGACCACTTTACAACTATCGTCTCGGAAGAAGCTCATCAAGACCGCAACCTGGATTCAAACGGAAAGAAGTGCAACTATAA
- the LOC139355045 gene encoding uncharacterized protein isoform X1 → MYLATGMRLNLPKFAHSNLQLWFAQVERSFRLHQIIDDTDKFDLVTLHLEEDVVLAVEDLVIRPPNENKVETTPRPIWGKRSKVPPTMFPLLVVKLKELSPDTLVGGSTNITSDPTVQPAVPQEQRLHVTDRTSHIRFLVDSGSAVSVIPRTLVRQKTTLSDLTFTQRTRQSFILMESTSLS, encoded by the exons ATGTACCTGGCAACCGGGATGAGACTAAACTTGCCAAAATTCGCACATAGCAACCTTCAACTATGGTTTGCGCAAGTGGAGCGGTCATTTCGATTGCACCAGATTATCGACGACACCGACAAGTTCGACCTTGTGACCCTTCACCTGGAGGAGGATGTAGTTTTGGCAGTGGAAGACTTAGTCATTCGACCGCCCAACGAAAACAA AGTCGAAACTACGCCACGACCGATTTGGGGAAAACGCTCAAAAGTGCCGCCCACCATGTTCCCGCTCCTCGTCGTTAAACTAAAGGAGCTGTCGCCCGACACGCTGGTCGGTGGCAGCACGAATATAACCAGCGATCCCACAGTTCAGCCAGCTGTTCCACAGGAGCAGCGCCTACACGTCACCGATCGCACATCTCACATCCGCTTCCTCGTTGATTCTGGATCTGCGGTTTCCGTCATACCACGAACGCTGGTTAGACAAAAAACTACTCTGAGCGATTTGACATTTACGCAGCGAACCAGACAGTCATTCATACTTATGGAAAGTACGTCACTCAGCTGA